A portion of the Maylandia zebra isolate NMK-2024a linkage group LG9, Mzebra_GT3a, whole genome shotgun sequence genome contains these proteins:
- the waca gene encoding WW domain-containing adapter protein with coiled-coil isoform X4, translating to MRDSSDVTPPCKMLRRSDSPENKHIDSTGHSRAKGVHTHRARDRDGGTSYSPQENSHNHSSLHSSNSHSNPSKTSDTPYEPGDDWSEHISSSGKKYYYNCRTEVSQWEKPKEWLEREQRQKEATKTAVVNSFPKDRDYRREAMQASAAPGFTGPKSAQVEKPAAALATQSQSSSGSGSLNPSSGPPGSSASTVPVSPVLQSPAPPLLQDPTLLRQLLPALQTALQLNNASVDMAKINEVLTAAVTQASLQSMLHKILTAGPSAFNITTILSQAAQLSNQAAQQSNQSPMSLTSDASSPRSYVSPRISTPQTNAGPLKPLLSTQPVITQPKVSTPSAKQASHPQPTSQQPLSSDKQHSYDATTSSPRTLQRQGSQRSPSPGPNHVASSSSNASNSASAPPAPSAARPSCSFTPTLAAHFNENLIKHVQGWPAEHAEKQASRLREEAHTMGSICMSENCTELKNLRSLVRVCEIQATLREQRILFLRQQIKELEKLKNQNSFMV from the exons GGACCAGTTATTCTCCACAGGAAAATTCTCACAATCACAGTTCCCTTCATAGCTCCAACTCGCATTCTAACCCCAGCAAGACCTCAGACACA CCTTATGAACCTGGTGATGACTGGTCAGAGCACATCAGTTCCTCTGGAAAGAAATACTATTACAACTGCAGGACAGAAGTGTCCCAGTGGGAGAAGCCCAAAGAATGGCTGGAGAG AGAACAGAGGCAAAAAGAGGCAACAAAGACTGCTGTTGTCAACAGTTTCCCAAAGGACAGGGACTACAGAAGGGAGGCTATGCAAGCATCGGCAGCCCCTGGCTTTACTGGACCTA AGTCTGCCCAGGTGGAAAAGCCTGCAGCAGCACTTGCCACCCAGTCTCAGTCGTCATCTGGCTCTGGGAGCTTGAATCCGTCATCAGGCCCACCTGGGTCGTCGGCGTCTACAGTACCCGTATCTCCAGTCCTTCAATCCCCAGCTCCTCCGCTCCTCCAGGACCCCACCCTGCTTCGACAGCTTCTCCCAGCACTTCAGACTGCCTTGCAGCTCAACAATGCCAGTGTGGACATGGCAAAAATCAACGAAG tTCTCACAGCTGCCGTCACACAAGCTTCATTACAGTCTATGCTTCATAAGATCCTCACTGCTGGACCGTCAGCTTTCAATATCACTACTATCCTCTCTCAAGCTGCTCAACTATCCAACCAAG CAGCTCAGCAGTCGAACCAGTCACCAATGTCATTAACATCAGACGCCTCATCGCCAAGGTCCTATGTGTCTCCGAGGATCAGCACACCACAGACCAACGCTGGTCCTCTAAAGCCCCTCCTCAGCACACAGCCTGTCATCACACAGCCAAAA GTAAGCACGCCATCAGCAAAGCAGGCATCTCACCCCCAGCCCACATCCCAGCAGCCCCTCTCCAGCGATAAGCAGCACAGTTATGATGCGACCACATCTTCCCCACGCACCCTCCAGCGCCAAGG CAGTCAGAGGAGTCCCTCCCCAGGTCCCAACCACGTCGcctccagcagcagcaatgCCTCCAACTCGGCCTCCGCTCCCCCTGCCCCCTCAGCAGCCCGACCCTCCTGCTCCTTCACCCCCACCTTGGCTGCCCACTTCAACGAGAACCTTATCAAACACGTGCAGGGATGGCCCGCCGAACACGCAGAGAAGCAG GCATCAAGACTACGTGAAGAAGCTCACACCATGGGCAGCATCTGCATGTCCGAGAACTGCACCGAGCTCAAAAACCTGCGGTCTTTGGTCAGAGTCTGTGAAATACAAGCAACATTGCGTGAGCAGAG GATACTGTTTCTGAGACAGCAAATCAAAGAACTTGAAAAGCTGAAGAATCAGAATTCTTTTATGGTCTGA